The proteins below come from a single Rhodanobacter sp. LX-99 genomic window:
- the purB gene encoding adenylosuccinate lyase yields MSSHALTALSPLDGRYASKVEALRPIFSEFGLMHRRVQVEIEWLLALAAEPGIRELPPFTETQVKQLHTIADSFAIEEGARIKAIEATTNHDVKAVEYFIKERIGADPALARAREFVHFGCTSEDINNLSYALMLRDARSQVLLPQLDAVIAKLREIAHANAALPLLSRTHGQTASPSTLGKEIANVVARLERQRRQLAAVEISGKINGAVGNYNAHAIAYPEIDWRAFSQRFVESLGLDFNAYTTQIEPHDGVAEYCDAVRRANIILIDLARDIWGYISLGYFKQTLKAGEVGSSTMPHKVNPIDFENAEGNFGLANALLGHFAEKLPISRWQRDLTDSTVLRALGTAFGHTLVALESLKKGLGKLNVNAERIAADLDASWEVLAEAVQTVMRRYGLPEPYEQLKALTRGHGITRDSMREFIGGLDLPAEAKQRLLELTPGGYIGLAEGLAKDI; encoded by the coding sequence TGCTGGCTCTGGCCGCCGAGCCAGGCATCCGGGAACTCCCGCCGTTCACGGAAACCCAGGTCAAGCAGTTGCACACCATCGCCGACAGCTTCGCCATCGAGGAAGGCGCGCGCATCAAGGCCATCGAGGCCACCACCAACCACGACGTCAAGGCGGTGGAATACTTCATCAAGGAGCGCATCGGCGCCGACCCCGCACTGGCCCGGGCCCGCGAGTTCGTGCATTTCGGCTGCACCAGCGAGGACATCAACAACCTGTCCTACGCACTGATGCTGCGCGACGCGCGCAGCCAGGTGCTGCTGCCGCAGCTGGACGCGGTGATCGCCAAGCTGCGCGAGATCGCGCACGCCAACGCCGCGCTGCCGCTGCTCTCGCGCACCCACGGCCAGACCGCCTCGCCCAGCACGCTGGGCAAGGAAATCGCCAACGTGGTGGCGCGGCTGGAACGCCAGCGCCGGCAGCTTGCCGCAGTGGAAATCTCCGGCAAGATCAACGGTGCGGTGGGCAACTACAACGCCCACGCCATCGCCTATCCGGAAATCGACTGGCGGGCGTTCTCGCAGCGCTTCGTGGAAAGCCTCGGCCTCGACTTCAACGCGTACACCACCCAGATCGAGCCGCACGACGGCGTGGCCGAATACTGCGACGCCGTGCGCCGCGCCAACATCATCCTGATCGACCTGGCCCGCGACATCTGGGGCTACATCTCGCTGGGCTATTTCAAGCAGACGCTGAAGGCCGGCGAAGTGGGCTCATCGACCATGCCGCACAAGGTCAACCCGATCGACTTCGAAAACGCCGAAGGCAATTTTGGCCTCGCCAATGCCCTGCTCGGCCACTTCGCCGAGAAGCTGCCGATCAGCCGCTGGCAGCGCGACCTCACCGACTCCACCGTGCTGCGCGCACTGGGCACCGCGTTCGGCCACACCCTGGTCGCGTTGGAATCGCTGAAGAAAGGCCTGGGCAAACTCAACGTCAACGCCGAACGCATCGCCGCCGACCTCGACGCCAGCTGGGAAGTACTGGCCGAAGCCGTGCAGACCGTGATGCGCCGCTACGGCCTGCCCGAGCCGTACGAGCAGCTCAAGGCCTTAACCCGCGGGCACGGCATCACCCGTGACTCCATGCGCGAGTTCATCGGTGGGCTCGACCTGCCGGCCGAGGCGAAGCAGCGGTTGCTGGAGCTGACGCCGGGCGGCTACATCGGCTTGGCCGAGGGGCTAGCGAAGGACATCTGA
- a CDS encoding methyltransferase domain-containing protein produces the protein MSDTDYLLENRKAEAAQRFASLSALFDPVTLRQFDACGMADGWRCWEVGAGGPALVRMIAERVGHAGHVLATDIDASWTREAASQNVEVRNHDVAHDAPPGELFDLVHARLVLVHVPERERAFRNMISALKPGGWLVIEDADPALQPLSCIDAYGPEQELANRIRVGFRALLSNRGADLSFGRKLPRMFRSAGMEDMAAEAYFPITLPECAPLEIATIAMIRNDLLSHGIATDDEIEQHLDNVRAGVLDLSQPPMISVRGRKPRYR, from the coding sequence ATGTCCGACACTGACTACCTTCTGGAAAACCGGAAGGCAGAGGCGGCTCAGCGCTTCGCCTCGCTGTCCGCCCTGTTCGACCCGGTCACGCTTCGACAGTTTGATGCTTGCGGCATGGCTGACGGATGGCGCTGCTGGGAAGTGGGCGCCGGAGGACCTGCACTCGTCCGAATGATCGCGGAGCGTGTTGGACATGCCGGGCACGTACTGGCAACTGACATCGACGCCTCCTGGACGAGGGAAGCGGCGTCTCAAAACGTGGAAGTACGCAACCATGACGTGGCCCACGACGCTCCGCCCGGTGAATTATTTGATCTGGTGCATGCCCGGCTGGTTCTGGTCCACGTTCCCGAGCGGGAACGCGCATTCCGTAACATGATTTCCGCACTGAAGCCCGGCGGTTGGCTGGTGATCGAGGATGCCGATCCTGCGCTCCAGCCGTTGAGCTGCATCGACGCCTACGGCCCCGAGCAAGAGCTGGCCAACAGGATCAGGGTGGGATTCAGGGCGCTGTTGTCGAACCGGGGAGCGGACTTGTCCTTCGGCCGAAAACTGCCGCGAATGTTCCGCAGCGCGGGTATGGAAGACATGGCAGCCGAGGCTTATTTCCCGATCACTTTGCCGGAATGCGCGCCATTGGAAATTGCCACGATAGCGATGATTCGAAACGATCTGCTGAGCCATGGCATAGCCACCGATGACGAAATCGAGCAACACCTCGATAACGTGCGAGCTGGTGTGCTGGACCTCTCACAGCCACCGATGATTTCCGTTCGCGGACGCAAGCCGCGATACCGGTGA
- the gstA gene encoding glutathione transferase GstA has protein sequence MKLYYSPGACSLSPHIVALEAGIALPLEKVDGKAKRTEGGADFWQVNPKGYVPALALDNGELLTEGPAIVQYLADLKPESGLAPANGTLARYRLQEMLGYINSEIHKSYSPLFKPDTPEATRAERKAYLLKRYQLIEDVLAKQPWLLGDHFTAADAYLFTVTNWAKHVDLDLSGFPALLAFQKRVAERPAVQKAMQAEGLIKAAA, from the coding sequence ATGAAGCTCTATTACTCCCCCGGCGCCTGTTCGCTTTCCCCGCACATCGTGGCGCTGGAAGCCGGCATCGCGCTGCCGCTGGAAAAGGTCGACGGCAAGGCCAAGCGCACCGAAGGCGGCGCGGATTTCTGGCAGGTCAACCCGAAGGGCTACGTGCCGGCGCTGGCGCTGGACAACGGCGAACTGCTGACCGAAGGCCCGGCGATCGTGCAGTACCTGGCCGACCTCAAGCCCGAAAGCGGCCTGGCCCCCGCCAACGGCACGCTTGCACGCTATCGCCTGCAGGAGATGCTGGGCTACATCAACTCGGAGATCCACAAGAGCTACAGCCCGCTGTTCAAGCCCGACACGCCCGAGGCCACCCGCGCCGAGCGCAAGGCATACCTGCTCAAGCGCTACCAGCTGATCGAAGACGTGCTGGCGAAGCAGCCGTGGCTGCTTGGCGACCATTTCACCGCGGCCGACGCCTACCTGTTCACCGTCACCAACTGGGCCAAGCACGTCGACCTGGACCTGTCCGGCTTCCCGGCGTTGCTGGCCTTCCAGAAGCGCGTGGCCGAGCGGCCGGCAGTGCAGAAGGCGATGCAGGCAGAAGGGCTGATCAAGGCGGCCGCCTGA
- a CDS encoding helix-turn-helix domain-containing protein — protein sequence MGLPVRKSKVAPPPACPLTESLALLRGAWAPNVIWYLSGEPRRFGELRHDIPRISARVLSARLRELESRGLVSRRLLDTSPPSAEYALTKLGRELLPAINALARVGQKLIAEWDSRASLAKRGRAMG from the coding sequence ATGGGCCTCCCCGTACGCAAGAGCAAGGTCGCGCCACCGCCCGCCTGCCCGCTCACCGAAAGCCTGGCACTGCTGCGAGGCGCCTGGGCGCCCAACGTGATCTGGTACCTGAGCGGCGAACCCCGCCGCTTCGGCGAACTGCGCCACGATATCCCGCGCATCTCCGCCCGCGTACTCAGCGCACGCCTGCGCGAACTGGAATCGCGCGGCCTGGTAAGCCGCCGCCTGCTCGACACTTCCCCGCCCTCCGCCGAATACGCGCTCACCAAACTGGGCCGCGAACTGCTGCCGGCGATCAATGCGCTGGCGCGGGTGGGCCAGAAGCTGATTGCGGAATGGGATTCGCGTGCTTCGTTGGCGAAGCGGGGGCGCGCGATGGGTTGA
- the cysK gene encoding cysteine synthase A translates to MIHDSILGTIGNTPIIRLQRFAPKHVEIYVKVEAFNPAGSVKDRLALAIILDAEQRGTLKPGQTVIEATSGNTGVALAAICAARGYPFVAVMSDTFSVERRKLIRAYGGRVLLTPGAARGSGMVAKAQELAQKHGWFLARQFENPANPAYHRQTTAPEILRDFAGRRLDYFVTGWGTGGTLTGVGEVLKVARPEVQIIASEPTGAALLSGKEWQPHKIQGWTPDFVPAVLNRQVVDRIVPIDDVLARDTSRELAQQEGIFTGISSGATLAAAVQVAADAPPGSVLLAMLPDTGERYLSTFLFEGVNEGSDEVE, encoded by the coding sequence ATGATCCACGACAGCATCCTCGGCACCATCGGCAACACCCCGATCATCCGGCTCCAGCGCTTCGCCCCGAAGCACGTCGAGATCTACGTGAAGGTGGAGGCGTTCAACCCCGCCGGCTCGGTGAAGGACCGGCTCGCCCTGGCGATCATCCTCGACGCCGAGCAGCGCGGCACCCTGAAACCCGGCCAGACCGTGATCGAGGCCACCTCGGGCAACACCGGCGTGGCGCTGGCGGCGATCTGCGCGGCGCGCGGCTACCCGTTCGTGGCGGTGATGTCGGATACGTTCTCGGTCGAGCGGCGCAAGCTTATCCGCGCCTACGGCGGCAGGGTGCTGCTCACGCCCGGCGCCGCGCGCGGCAGCGGCATGGTGGCGAAGGCGCAGGAACTGGCGCAGAAGCACGGCTGGTTCCTCGCCCGCCAGTTCGAAAATCCCGCCAATCCGGCGTACCACCGGCAGACCACCGCGCCGGAGATCCTGCGCGACTTCGCCGGCCGCCGGCTGGACTACTTCGTCACCGGCTGGGGCACCGGCGGGACACTCACCGGCGTTGGCGAGGTGCTCAAGGTGGCGCGCCCGGAAGTGCAGATCATCGCCAGCGAGCCGACCGGGGCGGCGCTGCTCTCCGGCAAGGAATGGCAGCCGCACAAGATCCAGGGCTGGACCCCTGATTTCGTGCCGGCCGTGCTCAACCGCCAGGTGGTTGACCGCATCGTGCCGATCGACGACGTGCTGGCCCGCGACACCTCGCGCGAGCTGGCGCAACAGGAAGGCATCTTCACCGGCATCTCCTCTGGCGCCACTTTGGCCGCCGCCGTGCAGGTGGCGGCCGATGCGCCACCGGGCTCGGTACTGCTGGCGATGCTGCCGGACACCGGCGAACGCTACCTGTCGACCTTCCTGTTCGAGGGCGTCAACGAGGGGTCGGATGAGGTGGAGTGA
- the cysG gene encoding siroheme synthase CysG, which produces MKLYPLFADLSRRAVLVVGGGAVAERKVAALLGAQAQVTVNAPTLTPQLQRWAAAGRIAHRRDAFHEAWLERVWLVVAATSDAELNRLIATFAELRRIFVNVVDDAVLSSFHVPAVVDRAPLTIAISSGGEAPMLARLLRERLETLLDHSLGALAMLAARLRRRIRLRHPDLAARRRFYESLFAGPVAALLRQGRPDEARLAAERALAAAPAAPAGSVVLVGAGPGDPGLLTLRALRVLNEADVILHDRLVSAGVLELARRDAERIEVGKQSGHHHTTQDGIHALLLQHARAGRRVVRLKGGDPFVFGRGGEELEFLRAHGIPYEVVPGITAAVACAAYAGVPLTHRDHAQSVRFVTAHCRASCDTLDWAALAQERQTLAVYMGVAELDVLQAQLVGHGRAPSTPFALVENGSRAEQRVVTGTLANLAERALAHGVRSPALLIVGEVAALAGSLAWFGAPPLGATVHGIRAPRGAGSAGEGVLAAGQRA; this is translated from the coding sequence TTTGCCGACCTGTCCCGCCGCGCCGTGCTGGTGGTGGGTGGCGGCGCGGTGGCCGAGCGCAAGGTGGCGGCCCTGCTCGGCGCGCAGGCGCAGGTCACGGTGAACGCGCCCACGCTCACGCCACAGCTGCAGCGCTGGGCGGCGGCGGGGCGCATCGCGCATCGCCGCGATGCGTTCCATGAGGCCTGGCTGGAGCGGGTCTGGCTGGTGGTGGCGGCGACTTCCGATGCCGAACTGAACCGGCTGATCGCCACGTTTGCCGAACTGCGGCGGATCTTCGTCAACGTGGTCGACGATGCGGTCTTGTCGAGCTTCCACGTGCCGGCGGTGGTGGACCGCGCGCCGCTGACCATCGCGATCTCCAGCGGCGGCGAGGCGCCGATGCTGGCGCGGCTGCTGCGCGAGCGGCTGGAAACGCTGCTCGACCATTCGCTGGGCGCGCTGGCCATGCTGGCGGCGCGCCTGCGCCGCCGCATCCGCCTGCGCCACCCGGACCTCGCGGCGCGGCGGCGCTTCTACGAAAGCCTGTTCGCCGGCCCGGTGGCGGCCTTGCTGCGCCAGGGCCGGCCGGATGAGGCACGGCTGGCGGCGGAACGGGCGCTGGCTGCGGCGCCGGCTGCGCCGGCGGGCTCGGTGGTGCTGGTGGGCGCCGGTCCCGGCGATCCGGGCCTGCTGACCCTGCGTGCGCTGCGCGTGCTGAACGAGGCCGACGTGATCCTGCACGACCGGCTGGTCAGCGCCGGGGTGCTGGAGCTGGCCCGGCGCGACGCCGAGCGGATCGAGGTCGGCAAGCAGTCCGGCCACCACCACACCACCCAGGACGGCATCCATGCGCTGCTGCTGCAGCATGCGCGGGCAGGGCGGCGGGTGGTGCGGCTGAAAGGCGGCGACCCGTTCGTGTTCGGCCGCGGCGGCGAGGAGCTGGAATTCTTGCGCGCCCACGGCATTCCGTACGAAGTGGTGCCCGGCATCACCGCGGCGGTGGCCTGCGCGGCCTATGCCGGCGTGCCGCTGACCCATCGCGACCACGCGCAGTCGGTGCGTTTCGTCACCGCGCACTGCCGGGCCTCGTGCGACACCTTGGACTGGGCCGCGCTGGCGCAGGAGCGGCAGACCCTGGCGGTCTACATGGGCGTCGCCGAACTGGACGTGCTGCAGGCGCAACTGGTCGGGCACGGCCGGGCGCCATCGACGCCGTTCGCCCTGGTCGAGAACGGCTCGCGGGCGGAGCAGCGGGTCGTCACCGGCACCCTGGCCAACCTGGCCGAGCGGGCGCTGGCCCACGGTGTGCGCTCGCCGGCTCTGCTGATCGTGGGCGAGGTGGCGGCGCTGGCCGGTTCGCTGGCCTGGTTCGGCGCGCCGCCGCTGGGCGCCACGGTGCATGGCATCCGTGCGCCGCGCGGGGCAGGATCGGCCGGCGAAGGCGTGCTGGCGGCGGGCCAGCGCGCTTGA